In Pseudomonas asiatica, the following are encoded in one genomic region:
- the tcuB gene encoding tricarballylate utilization 4Fe-4S protein TcuB gives MTAQLPEPRQPDTAGPALELIPVLNVEEQEVDRQMRICNACRYCEGFCAVFPAMTRRLEFGKADIHYLANLCHNCGACLHACQYAQPHEFAVNVPQAMAKVRGQTYAEYAWPALFGRLYRHNGTYVASALAVALSLFLLLTLFVNGTLLPGRLAGNFYAVFPHNTLALMFGSVFAAAALALAVAIRRFWRSVSPAEALAQPANGAVFEASSAVLTLKYLDGGHGQGCNNADDRYTLWRRRFHHFTFYGFMLCFAATVVATGYHYLLGQQAPYPLLSAPVLLGTLGGIGLIVGPAGLLALNLRRAPEQGDVAQRPMDRAFILLLLLVSATGLALLGLRDTAAMAIVLALHLGTVMALFITLPYGKFAHGLFRSAALLKFAIEKRRPNKLGLGGE, from the coding sequence ATGACTGCGCAACTGCCTGAGCCACGCCAGCCTGACACCGCCGGGCCGGCCCTCGAACTGATCCCGGTGTTGAACGTCGAGGAGCAGGAAGTGGACCGGCAAATGCGGATCTGCAATGCCTGCCGTTACTGCGAGGGCTTTTGCGCGGTTTTCCCGGCGATGACCCGCAGGCTGGAGTTCGGCAAGGCCGATATCCATTACCTGGCCAACCTGTGCCACAACTGCGGCGCCTGCCTGCATGCCTGCCAGTACGCGCAGCCCCACGAATTCGCGGTGAACGTGCCCCAGGCGATGGCCAAAGTGCGCGGGCAGACATACGCCGAGTACGCCTGGCCGGCCCTCTTCGGGCGGCTGTACAGGCACAACGGCACCTATGTCGCCAGTGCATTGGCCGTAGCCTTGTCGCTGTTCCTGCTGCTGACCTTGTTCGTCAACGGCACGCTGCTGCCCGGGCGGTTGGCTGGGAATTTCTATGCGGTCTTCCCGCACAACACCCTGGCACTGATGTTCGGAAGCGTCTTTGCCGCTGCAGCGCTGGCCCTGGCGGTGGCGATACGTCGCTTCTGGCGCTCGGTCTCGCCTGCCGAGGCGCTGGCGCAACCGGCCAATGGGGCGGTGTTCGAGGCATCAAGCGCGGTGTTGACCTTGAAATACCTCGACGGTGGGCACGGCCAAGGTTGCAACAATGCCGATGATCGCTACACGCTCTGGCGCCGTCGCTTCCATCACTTCACCTTCTACGGCTTCATGCTGTGCTTTGCCGCCACGGTGGTCGCCACCGGTTATCACTACCTGCTGGGCCAGCAGGCGCCGTACCCGCTGCTGAGTGCACCGGTGTTGCTCGGAACCCTGGGCGGAATTGGCTTGATTGTCGGGCCGGCCGGGTTGCTGGCGCTGAACCTGCGCAGGGCGCCGGAGCAGGGCGATGTGGCCCAGCGCCCCATGGACCGGGCCTTCATTCTGCTTCTGCTGTTGGTCAGCGCCACAGGCCTCGCCTTGCTGGGCCTGCGTGATACCGCAGCGATGGCGATCGTGCTGGCGCTTCACCTGGGGACGGTGATGGCGCTGTTCATCACGCTGCCCTATGGCAAGTTTGCCCATGGCCTGTTCCGCAGCGCGGCACTGCTCAAGTTTGCAATCGAGAAGCGCCGGCCCAACAAGCTGGGCCTGGGCGGGGAGTGA
- a CDS encoding LysR family transcriptional regulator yields MEYELQDIRSFVKIAELGSFHEAAEALHLSQPALSRRIKKLEEGLGTSLLERTTRRVSLTSVGRDFLPKARRLLDDFEDSILSIRELAERQTGQVTLACIPTAAFYFLPSVIRDYNEQYPKIRIRLLDLSANDGLEAVLRGEADFGINMMSGQHPDIEFVSLVQEHFVLACRRDHKLANREAVTWTELADYRLIGVGRLSGNRMLLDHALSGLNLRPKWFYEVQHLSTSLGMVEAGLGVSAMPSLAMPSADHPTLVSVPLIEPQVTRTLGLVYRRGASLSPAAEKFVSILLDKWPNR; encoded by the coding sequence ATGGAATATGAGCTGCAAGACATACGATCTTTCGTGAAAATCGCCGAACTCGGCAGCTTCCACGAAGCCGCAGAAGCGCTGCACCTGTCCCAGCCCGCCTTGAGCCGACGGATCAAGAAGCTCGAGGAAGGCTTGGGCACTTCGTTGCTGGAACGCACTACTCGTCGCGTCAGTCTGACCAGCGTCGGGCGTGACTTCCTGCCCAAGGCCAGGCGCCTGCTGGATGACTTCGAAGACTCGATCCTGAGCATTCGCGAACTCGCAGAACGACAGACCGGCCAGGTAACCCTCGCCTGTATTCCGACCGCAGCGTTCTATTTCCTGCCATCGGTGATCCGCGACTACAACGAGCAATACCCCAAGATCCGCATTCGTCTGCTGGACCTCAGTGCCAACGACGGGCTCGAAGCCGTGCTGCGGGGTGAAGCCGATTTCGGCATCAACATGATGAGTGGCCAGCACCCGGACATCGAGTTCGTCTCCCTGGTACAGGAGCACTTCGTGCTGGCCTGCCGCAGGGACCACAAGCTGGCGAACCGTGAGGCCGTCACCTGGACAGAACTGGCCGACTACCGCCTGATCGGCGTAGGCCGGCTTAGCGGTAACCGGATGCTGCTTGACCATGCCCTGTCCGGGCTCAACCTGCGGCCCAAGTGGTTCTATGAGGTTCAGCACCTGTCGACCTCGCTGGGCATGGTCGAGGCCGGGCTGGGCGTGTCGGCCATGCCCAGCCTGGCCATGCCCAGCGCCGACCACCCGACGCTGGTCAGCGTGCCGCTGATCGAGCCCCAGGTAACCCGCACCCTGGGGTTGGTCTACCGCAGAGGGGCGTCGCTGTCGCCGGCAGCGGAGAAGTTCGTGTCGATCCTGCTGGACAAGTGGCCCAACCGTTGA
- a CDS encoding 4-oxalomesaconate tautomerase: protein MQRIPCVLMRGGTSKGPFFHAWDLPANVVERDELLINLMGSGHELEIDGIGGGSPQTSKVAIVSPSLHADADVDYLFVQVMVAQRRVDTAPNCGNMLCAVGPFAIEQGLVKGQDGKTLVRIRNLNTGTFVNSLVETPGGIVRYEGRTAIDGVPGTAAPVHLTFLDAVGSKTGKLFPTGKAKDVIDGVAVTCIDMAMPMMVVEASQLGVTGSESPAELDANGELLERLEALRLKAGKAMGLGDVSGMVIPKPVLVSKPRYDGTLQVRYFMPHNCHRALAITGAIGLATACVSPGTVIGDLLGEGAVQLTEVRLEHPSGGIDVALSRSGADGKTIQASVVRTARRLFSGFVYAPTFRRLAG, encoded by the coding sequence ATGCAACGAATTCCTTGCGTACTCATGCGCGGTGGCACCTCCAAGGGCCCCTTTTTCCATGCATGGGACCTTCCTGCCAATGTGGTCGAACGCGACGAATTGCTGATCAACCTGATGGGTTCCGGGCATGAACTGGAAATCGACGGCATCGGTGGCGGTAGCCCGCAGACCAGCAAGGTAGCGATTGTCAGCCCCTCGCTGCATGCCGACGCCGACGTCGACTACCTGTTCGTGCAGGTCATGGTCGCCCAGCGCCGGGTCGATACCGCGCCCAACTGCGGTAACATGCTGTGCGCCGTTGGCCCGTTCGCCATCGAGCAAGGTCTTGTCAAAGGCCAGGACGGCAAGACGCTGGTGCGTATTCGCAACCTGAACACCGGCACTTTCGTCAATTCGCTGGTGGAAACCCCCGGCGGCATCGTGCGCTATGAAGGCCGCACGGCGATCGATGGCGTACCGGGCACTGCCGCCCCGGTACACCTGACCTTCCTCGATGCGGTCGGCAGCAAGACCGGCAAACTGTTCCCGACTGGCAAGGCCAAGGATGTGATCGACGGCGTTGCAGTCACCTGCATCGACATGGCCATGCCGATGATGGTGGTGGAGGCCAGCCAGCTGGGCGTCACCGGCTCGGAATCCCCGGCCGAACTCGACGCCAACGGCGAACTGCTCGAGCGCCTCGAGGCGTTGCGCCTGAAGGCCGGCAAGGCCATGGGCCTGGGTGATGTCAGCGGCATGGTCATCCCCAAGCCTGTGCTGGTGTCCAAGCCCCGTTATGACGGCACGTTGCAGGTTCGCTACTTCATGCCACACAACTGCCACCGCGCCTTGGCCATCACCGGAGCGATAGGGCTGGCGACTGCCTGCGTCAGCCCAGGTACGGTGATCGGCGATCTGCTGGGCGAGGGCGCCGTGCAGTTGACCGAAGTGCGTCTGGAACATCCAAGCGGCGGTATCGATGTCGCGCTGTCGCGCAGTGGCGCAGATGGCAAGACGATTCAGGCCTCTGTGGTGCGAACCGCCCGGCGGCTGTTCTCAGGCTTCGTTTACGCGCCTACATTCCGCAGGTTGGCGGGGTAG
- the dctA gene encoding C4-dicarboxylate transporter DctA has product MRLAKSLYFQILCAVLLGVVVGHFWAQQAVALKPLGDAFIKLIKMMIAPVVFCTIVTGIAGMTDKRSLGRLMSKTLLLFLVLTVISLMIGLAAVYLFRPGVGMNIDPATLSTAGLGQYAASAAKLSVVDFFMHIIPDTFIGAFNKGEVLPVLFIAVLSGFALSSMGEKGKPVLDVLESASTMVFRIFGYLMRFAPVGAFGALAFTVGQYGVTSLGALAKLVGTLYIACAFFVLVVLGGICRAHGFSLWKLLRYFREEFLVVLGTSSTEPVLPRMLEKLEKLGCKKGVVGLVLPTGYSFNLDGTAIYLSLAAVFIAQACNIDLSLGQTVTMLAIMLLSSKGAAGVTGSGFVALASTLTVIHDIPLAGLALLIGIDRFMSEARALTSLASNAVATVVISLSENACERETLLRRLNGIPAAPDEADIAQADWSAEPRHHG; this is encoded by the coding sequence ATGAGACTCGCCAAATCGCTGTACTTCCAGATCCTCTGCGCCGTCCTGCTGGGCGTGGTGGTCGGTCACTTCTGGGCGCAACAGGCCGTTGCGCTCAAGCCCCTGGGTGATGCGTTCATCAAGCTGATCAAGATGATGATCGCGCCGGTGGTCTTCTGCACCATCGTCACCGGTATCGCCGGGATGACCGACAAGCGCTCCCTCGGGCGTTTAATGAGCAAGACCTTGCTGCTGTTCCTGGTATTGACTGTTATCAGCCTGATGATCGGCCTGGCAGCGGTATACCTGTTCCGTCCTGGTGTCGGCATGAACATCGACCCTGCCACTCTCAGCACTGCGGGGCTCGGCCAGTACGCCGCATCTGCGGCGAAGCTCAGCGTGGTCGACTTCTTCATGCATATCATTCCCGACACGTTCATCGGGGCGTTCAACAAGGGTGAAGTGTTGCCGGTGCTGTTCATCGCGGTGCTCAGCGGCTTCGCCTTGTCTTCGATGGGCGAGAAGGGCAAGCCGGTACTCGATGTGCTGGAGTCTGCCTCGACCATGGTGTTTCGCATCTTTGGCTACCTGATGCGTTTCGCACCGGTCGGCGCCTTCGGTGCCCTGGCCTTCACCGTCGGGCAGTATGGTGTGACGTCCCTGGGTGCACTGGCCAAGCTGGTAGGTACGCTCTACATCGCCTGTGCGTTCTTCGTGCTGGTGGTGCTTGGCGGCATCTGCCGTGCCCATGGCTTCAGCTTGTGGAAGCTGCTGCGCTATTTCCGCGAGGAGTTTCTGGTGGTGCTCGGCACCTCGTCCACCGAGCCTGTACTGCCGCGCATGCTGGAAAAGCTGGAGAAACTGGGCTGCAAGAAAGGTGTGGTCGGGCTGGTACTGCCAACCGGTTACTCCTTCAACCTCGACGGTACTGCCATCTACCTGTCGTTGGCGGCGGTCTTCATCGCTCAAGCTTGCAACATCGACCTGAGCCTTGGCCAGACGGTGACGATGCTGGCGATCATGCTGTTGTCGTCAAAAGGCGCGGCGGGTGTGACCGGTAGTGGTTTCGTTGCGCTGGCTTCGACCTTGACCGTCATTCACGACATCCCGTTGGCAGGGCTTGCCTTGCTGATCGGCATCGATCGCTTCATGTCCGAGGCGCGTGCCCTGACCAGCCTGGCCAGCAATGCCGTGGCCACGGTGGTCATCTCGCTGTCGGAGAATGCCTGTGAGCGGGAAACCTTGCTGCGCCGCCTGAACGGCATTCCGGCTGCACCGGACGAGGCGGATATTGCGCAGGCCGACTGGTCTGCCGAGCCTCGGCATCACGGCTGA
- a CDS encoding CitMHS family transporter, whose amino-acid sequence MLALLGLIMVVTFTYLIMSKRLSPIVALTVVPIVFAVIGGFAPELGKMMLDGLKMVAPSAALLLFAILFFGLMIDAGLFDPLIRKILKRVNGDPVKIAIGTALLSLLVALDGDGTTTYMITCAAMLPLYKRIGMNPMILATVSMLSLSIMSGMSPWGGPATRAIAALGLDATEYFIPMLPTVIGGAAWVVFTAFLLGRAERRRIGNIALESGGGNCYIKEILGESPHKRPRLAYVNLVLVIAVMAALVMGVMHSALLFMIGFVAALMINYPQLDLQKERILAHSGNAMTVVLLVFAAGIFAGIFSGTKMVDALAQTLVDWIPEAWSHWFPLVVALTSMPLTFVLSNDAYYFGVVPILANAAAAYGIDPVEIARASVLGQPVHLMSPLVASTLLLVGMVDRDIGDFQKATVKWAVLTSLVITALALVTGALSFFV is encoded by the coding sequence ATGCTCGCACTCCTGGGCCTGATCATGGTGGTGACCTTCACCTACCTGATCATGAGCAAACGCCTGTCGCCAATCGTTGCGCTCACCGTGGTACCCATTGTCTTTGCAGTGATCGGCGGCTTCGCCCCCGAGCTGGGCAAGATGATGCTCGATGGCTTGAAAATGGTGGCGCCCTCGGCGGCCCTGTTGTTGTTCGCCATCCTGTTCTTCGGCCTGATGATCGATGCCGGCCTGTTCGACCCGCTGATCCGCAAGATCCTCAAGCGCGTCAATGGCGACCCGGTCAAGATCGCCATCGGTACCGCGCTGCTCTCGCTGTTGGTGGCGCTCGACGGTGATGGCACCACCACCTACATGATTACCTGTGCGGCCATGCTGCCGCTGTACAAGCGCATCGGCATGAACCCGATGATCCTGGCCACGGTATCCATGCTGTCGCTGAGCATCATGAGTGGCATGAGCCCTTGGGGTGGGCCGGCCACCCGGGCCATTGCCGCGCTCGGGCTGGATGCGACCGAGTATTTCATCCCGATGCTGCCCACCGTGATCGGCGGTGCGGCCTGGGTGGTGTTCACCGCGTTCCTGCTGGGCCGCGCCGAGCGCCGACGCATCGGCAACATCGCCCTGGAGTCGGGTGGCGGCAACTGCTACATCAAGGAAATCCTCGGCGAGAGCCCACATAAGCGCCCACGCCTGGCGTATGTGAACCTGGTGCTGGTGATTGCCGTCATGGCAGCGCTGGTGATGGGCGTGATGCATTCCGCACTGTTGTTCATGATCGGTTTCGTCGCGGCGCTGATGATCAACTACCCGCAGCTGGATCTGCAGAAAGAGCGCATCCTCGCCCATTCTGGCAATGCCATGACAGTGGTACTGCTGGTATTCGCCGCAGGCATCTTCGCGGGGATCTTCTCGGGTACCAAGATGGTCGATGCGCTGGCTCAGACCCTGGTCGACTGGATTCCCGAGGCGTGGAGCCACTGGTTCCCGCTGGTGGTGGCGCTGACCAGCATGCCGCTGACCTTCGTACTGTCCAACGACGCTTACTACTTTGGCGTGGTGCCGATCCTTGCCAACGCTGCGGCCGCCTACGGCATCGACCCGGTTGAAATCGCCCGCGCCTCGGTGCTGGGGCAGCCAGTGCACCTGATGAGCCCGCTGGTGGCCTCGACCTTGCTGCTGGTGGGCATGGTCGATCGCGACATCGGCGACTTCCAGAAGGCCACCGTGAAATGGGCGGTGCTGACATCACTGGTCATCACCGCACTGGCCTTGGTCACGGGTGCCTTGTCCTTCTTCGTCTGA
- a CDS encoding OprD family porin, whose product MSRTVFRRATCGLLCGWLPVAGAAGFIDDGKLKLQLRNVYFNENFRDEQGMSARAAATAKSERVEWAQGFLLDYQSGFTQGPLGLGLDALGLVGVRLDSGRGRSGTGLLPVHDDGRAADEFASAGVTAKARLGQTIVKHGTLLPKTPVLVYNDARLLPQTYQGTQLTSTDVDGLTLTAGHLDRFKQRDSSDSTGLFLDGYGGGESGDFNFAGADYAVSKQLRLSYFHGQLEHFYRQDYAGLVHDLPLGGGVFTTDLRYFKSRDSGAAHGGQIDNDMFSGQLSYTHSGHTVGAGYQVLDGEAGLPYISGATVYSFSNVGIGKFIEEEEKTWMASYAYNFAAAGVPGLTFMARYLSGDNGRSGEAGLSEWERDVELAYVVQSGPVKGLGVKLRNYVYRSDFSRGRDSNRIYLTYDIAIW is encoded by the coding sequence ATGTCCCGAACTGTTTTCCGCCGGGCCACCTGTGGCCTGCTTTGCGGCTGGCTGCCTGTGGCCGGCGCTGCCGGATTCATCGACGACGGCAAGCTCAAGCTGCAGCTGCGCAACGTTTACTTCAACGAAAACTTCCGCGACGAACAAGGCATGAGCGCCCGCGCTGCTGCAACTGCAAAGAGCGAGCGGGTGGAATGGGCGCAGGGTTTTCTGCTCGACTACCAATCAGGGTTCACCCAAGGCCCGCTGGGCCTGGGGCTCGATGCCTTGGGGCTTGTAGGCGTCCGTCTCGATTCGGGCCGCGGCCGCAGCGGTACCGGCTTGCTGCCGGTGCATGACGATGGCCGTGCCGCGGACGAGTTCGCCAGTGCCGGGGTAACCGCCAAGGCGCGACTGGGGCAGACCATCGTCAAGCATGGCACCTTGCTGCCCAAGACACCGGTGCTGGTGTACAACGATGCACGATTGTTGCCTCAGACCTACCAGGGTACGCAGCTGACCAGTACCGATGTCGATGGCCTGACCCTGACCGCCGGCCACCTGGACCGCTTCAAGCAGCGGGACTCCTCGGACAGCACCGGTCTGTTCCTGGATGGTTATGGTGGCGGCGAGTCTGGCGATTTCAACTTTGCCGGTGCCGACTATGCCGTCAGCAAGCAGCTGCGCCTGAGCTATTTCCACGGCCAGCTCGAACACTTCTATCGCCAGGACTATGCCGGCCTGGTACACGACCTGCCGTTGGGTGGAGGGGTGTTCACCACCGACTTGCGCTATTTCAAGAGCCGCGACAGCGGAGCCGCTCATGGCGGCCAGATCGACAATGACATGTTCAGCGGGCAGTTGTCCTATACCCACTCCGGGCACACTGTCGGTGCCGGTTACCAGGTGCTCGACGGCGAGGCAGGGCTGCCGTACATCAGCGGCGCGACGGTTTACTCGTTCAGTAACGTTGGCATAGGCAAGTTCATCGAGGAGGAAGAGAAAACCTGGATGGCGAGCTACGCCTACAACTTTGCAGCGGCCGGTGTGCCCGGGCTGACCTTCATGGCGCGTTACCTGAGCGGGGACAACGGTCGTTCCGGTGAAGCCGGGCTCAGCGAGTGGGAGCGTGATGTGGAGCTTGCCTACGTGGTGCAATCCGGGCCTGTGAAAGGTCTGGGTGTGAAGCTTCGCAACTACGTCTACCGCTCTGACTTTTCCCGAGGGCGCGACAGCAACCGGATCTACCTGACCTACGATATTGCGATCTGGTAA
- a CDS encoding DMT family transporter yields the protein MQSHFSKGLLFALCAAALNATIGVLSKVLMNSGFSSSSIALIKTVLGCLLLSALLLILKRPLHTAKWFHAAVCAFLGIFVLFHFETSAYSHYAAAGVVVILMASASISSILLGRIVLKDPITANATVGAGLTIAGIAVIFGADLDQGFTLQGAMLAATGGCGYGAFSVAMKRMGVSGGLHFTRQLLFFGSLYLLMPAATDGFIIGELSLGAVLALLALAALPTILGFFCTTKAIEYLKPSQVQALELTEPLFAALLAFVVLNEVPRDTLYLGAGLILFGLCFSNELIRLGRKAPQPSKA from the coding sequence ATGCAATCTCATTTCAGCAAAGGCTTGCTCTTTGCACTCTGCGCCGCTGCACTGAATGCAACGATCGGTGTACTCAGCAAGGTATTGATGAACAGTGGATTCAGTTCCAGCAGCATCGCCCTGATAAAAACAGTCCTCGGCTGCCTGTTGCTGTCAGCACTGCTACTGATCCTCAAGCGGCCACTGCATACGGCCAAATGGTTCCATGCCGCCGTTTGCGCCTTTCTCGGCATTTTTGTGCTGTTCCACTTTGAGACTTCGGCCTATAGCCATTACGCCGCGGCAGGCGTCGTGGTGATCCTGATGGCAAGCGCGTCCATTTCTTCGATATTACTGGGACGGATAGTCCTCAAGGATCCAATCACCGCCAATGCGACAGTAGGCGCCGGTTTGACCATAGCCGGTATTGCCGTGATTTTTGGAGCCGACCTGGACCAAGGCTTCACGCTGCAAGGCGCAATGCTTGCTGCGACTGGGGGCTGCGGCTACGGTGCATTTTCGGTTGCCATGAAGCGCATGGGCGTTTCCGGGGGGCTGCATTTCACTCGGCAACTATTGTTTTTCGGCAGTCTCTACCTGCTGATGCCGGCTGCAACCGATGGGTTCATCATTGGTGAACTGTCGCTGGGAGCGGTCCTGGCATTGCTGGCGCTGGCTGCGTTGCCGACTATCCTCGGCTTCTTCTGTACCACCAAGGCCATCGAGTACCTGAAACCCTCGCAAGTCCAGGCGCTGGAGCTGACCGAGCCGCTGTTTGCCGCACTGCTGGCGTTCGTGGTGCTCAATGAAGTACCGCGGGACACGTTGTACCTGGGGGCCGGGCTAATTCTCTTCGGCCTGTGCTTCTCCAATGAGCTGATCCGACTGGGCAGGAAAGCGCCACAGCCGTCCAAAGCATGA
- a CDS encoding sensor domain-containing diguanylate cyclase: MKRDIHLVVLLLSVIGCSLASLTLWKVMASRERALEDVNVHGLNLTQALSTYSEGIVRQSSMLLLGLVERLETEGSGPAQIERLDQLVKRQQPLMPPMSGIMIYARDGRWLMSSNQPTPVGANSSDRAFFIHHRDDPSRDPFIGLPIRSRVNQEWVITISRRFNDDHGEFAGVVAMTLGVENFLQLFGKLDVGHEGAIGLAYTDGSMLVRYPFREQDMGRNFSKSPIFTKYLVDQSAGTASFTSSLDGVERLYAFRKSDKLPLVTTVALGKQEALSAWRLEALLSTLVVAVLLALTGAIGWLLIRAMSRRNAIESELRLTQQRLLDSNQQLESLAMHDALTGLANRRCFDEALTQEIRTAHRNGTTLALLMIDIDHFKPYNDTYGHPAGDACLQQIASLLSSCIRRPRDLLARYGGEEMAVILPDTDNDGAAVVARLMLERLALQAIPHKGSPFGHITASIGIACSDGTALDSAPSLIERADRALYIAKQAGRNRLHVDRAKT, translated from the coding sequence GTGAAGCGTGACATCCACCTCGTTGTGCTACTGCTATCGGTCATCGGTTGCTCTCTCGCCTCGCTAACGCTGTGGAAGGTCATGGCTTCTCGCGAGCGTGCCCTGGAAGACGTCAATGTCCATGGCCTTAACCTGACCCAGGCATTGTCCACCTATTCGGAAGGTATTGTCCGTCAGAGCTCAATGCTACTGCTCGGGCTGGTCGAGCGCCTGGAAACCGAAGGCTCCGGACCTGCGCAGATCGAGCGGCTGGATCAACTGGTCAAGCGCCAGCAACCATTGATGCCGCCAATGAGCGGCATCATGATCTACGCCAGGGACGGACGCTGGCTGATGTCGTCCAACCAGCCGACCCCCGTCGGTGCCAACAGCAGCGACCGCGCCTTTTTCATACACCATCGTGACGACCCGTCCCGCGACCCTTTCATCGGCCTGCCAATCCGTAGCCGCGTCAACCAGGAATGGGTGATCACCATCAGCCGACGGTTCAACGATGACCATGGCGAATTCGCCGGCGTTGTCGCCATGACGCTTGGCGTGGAGAACTTCCTGCAGCTATTCGGCAAACTCGATGTCGGCCATGAGGGTGCCATCGGGCTGGCCTATACCGACGGTTCCATGCTGGTGCGCTACCCGTTTCGGGAACAGGACATGGGTCGCAACTTTTCGAAGTCGCCCATCTTTACCAAGTATCTCGTCGACCAGTCAGCAGGCACTGCATCGTTCACCTCCAGCCTGGACGGCGTGGAGCGCCTCTATGCGTTTCGCAAGAGCGACAAGCTACCTTTGGTGACAACGGTCGCGCTGGGCAAGCAGGAGGCACTCTCGGCCTGGCGGCTCGAGGCGCTGCTGTCAACGCTGGTGGTCGCTGTGCTGCTGGCACTGACCGGGGCCATTGGCTGGCTGTTGATTCGCGCCATGAGCCGGCGAAATGCGATCGAAAGCGAGCTTCGACTGACCCAGCAACGGCTACTCGACAGCAACCAGCAGCTCGAGAGCCTGGCGATGCACGATGCGCTCACGGGGCTTGCCAACCGGCGCTGCTTTGACGAAGCGCTGACTCAGGAAATCCGCACGGCCCATCGCAATGGCACCACGCTGGCTTTGCTGATGATCGACATCGATCATTTCAAACCCTACAACGACACCTACGGGCATCCGGCGGGCGATGCCTGCCTGCAGCAGATAGCCTCCCTGCTCTCCTCCTGCATTCGCCGCCCTCGCGACCTGCTGGCACGCTACGGGGGTGAGGAAATGGCGGTAATCCTGCCCGATACCGACAACGATGGAGCGGCCGTCGTCGCCAGGCTGATGCTCGAGCGCCTGGCCTTGCAAGCCATCCCTCACAAAGGCAGCCCATTCGGACACATAACCGCCAGTATCGGTATCGCCTGCTCCGATGGTACGGCCCTGGACAGCGCGCCATCACTGATTGAGCGCGCCGACCGGGCGCTCTATATCGCCAAGCAGGCCGGCCGCAATCGCCTGCATGTCGACCGGGCGAAGACATAA
- a CDS encoding SDR family oxidoreductase: MSVECFVTGGSGFVGQHLLAHLTATGHKTWVLMRNPANIERLKEQVGQLGGNPAYLNAVEGDISRDGLGLSEADRQCVTSAAVVFHLAAQFTWGLTMEQARAVNVHGALRVARLAASQRIRLLMAGGYMLQNLTHLASIGVDNAHPENTNWPAVYGRVGGYEGSKLESHFSVVRYMQEVGADYSIVHPATVCGHSESGHIPEGQPLVDLIRNLALGRFKAVPGSARHWLPLVSVDYLVKMMTCVAFDPSMVNRQVLALYEHTPNLQGMLEQMAQTLDIEPPRRHVPIGLLKWLLAIPGLANRLSISAESLNFIQTQRFDMNDSQQLERKYQLAHPDMTRTLEKTVRYVEGYLPNRHVDTSAYPAGR; encoded by the coding sequence ATGAGCGTGGAATGCTTCGTCACTGGCGGCAGTGGGTTTGTGGGTCAACATCTGCTGGCCCATCTTACCGCGACAGGGCACAAGACCTGGGTGCTCATGCGCAACCCTGCAAACATCGAACGCCTCAAAGAGCAGGTAGGCCAACTGGGAGGTAATCCCGCGTATTTAAACGCAGTTGAAGGAGACATCAGCAGGGATGGGCTTGGACTCAGCGAAGCAGACAGGCAATGCGTAACTTCGGCCGCCGTGGTCTTTCACCTCGCGGCGCAGTTTACCTGGGGCCTTACAATGGAACAGGCCCGCGCAGTCAACGTACACGGGGCGCTGAGGGTCGCCAGGCTTGCGGCGAGCCAGCGTATCCGCTTGCTGATGGCTGGCGGTTATATGCTGCAGAACCTTACCCATCTTGCAAGTATCGGGGTTGATAACGCGCACCCTGAAAACACCAATTGGCCTGCAGTATACGGCCGTGTCGGGGGCTACGAAGGCAGCAAGCTGGAGTCCCATTTCTCGGTCGTCCGTTACATGCAGGAGGTAGGCGCAGATTACTCGATCGTTCATCCTGCTACGGTATGTGGTCACAGCGAGAGTGGGCATATCCCTGAAGGTCAACCTCTGGTGGACCTCATCAGAAACCTGGCACTGGGCCGGTTCAAGGCTGTCCCCGGCTCCGCCAGGCACTGGTTGCCGCTGGTCAGCGTTGATTACCTGGTAAAGATGATGACCTGCGTGGCGTTCGACCCATCAATGGTCAACCGGCAGGTCCTGGCGCTGTATGAGCACACGCCGAACCTGCAGGGTATGCTTGAGCAAATGGCACAAACGCTGGATATAGAGCCCCCCCGCCGCCATGTACCCATAGGGTTGCTGAAGTGGCTGTTGGCGATTCCAGGACTGGCCAACCGATTATCGATCAGCGCGGAGTCACTGAACTTCATCCAGACGCAGCGGTTCGACATGAACGACAGCCAGCAACTGGAACGAAAGTATCAGTTGGCCCATCCCGACATGACGCGAACTTTGGAAAAGACGGTGCGCTACGTTGAGGGTTACTTGCCCAATCGTCATGTTGATACTTCTGCATACCCTGCCGGAAGATAA